The Labeo rohita strain BAU-BD-2019 chromosome 19, IGBB_LRoh.1.0, whole genome shotgun sequence genome window below encodes:
- the nup153 gene encoding nuclear pore complex protein Nup153 isoform X1, whose protein sequence is MAATGGGKIRSRRYHIASKPYAKGKQQPGLISRVTDTVKSIVPSWLQKYFKNGEVPEGDASAVGVDRNNVAPPPNGNDEVAPLPDGRDSPEPSTSNTEPSTSRASLNFQEALSRPPLNRTHLHFSTLDGSPALGGASSLFSQPSTSTAPFSGSPFAVTSNFSLVKEIKDSSSQHEDDNISTTSGFSSRASDKDVPTSKTVPLLWSPETERTHSGSQTAHSGLKKPTFNLSVFGTSSSSVLNSSVLNSSQLGDSPFYPGKTTYGGAAAMRTARSRPATPYQPPVRRQIKAKPAGAQPCGVTSATARRILQSLERMSSPLADAKRIPSTVSSPLSTSLNHTDLDVSNFQAKRKRLEPSVPPVQKLVVPAAAAVSGNRSISFRPSLTPGGVNRGVEKNNRETPVRQSPPISDPAQAPSASTSSLSYPLSSTPSTSSSGSGGGKMKRERAIRPSSKRPDDEVAEEPDLPPASLPSNFTLPTFSFSTPPPTTSLTSRTTPLTTVSEEPTANKEPAAPSTPPSVPFTFSSPIVKATAASPPSFSPSSGFTFSAPTMKTGPSYSNGKIVPTVAPVKSVASEEKEFEGPFKPAKVLKQGSVLDLLKGPGFASPAQNSVDKPLLSASTSSAPLSGFGDKFKPPAGSWNCGTCLLQNKSSDKKCVACLTPQPNTDSASKSDSKPTEAPASISSLFAPPPGSWDCDTCLVRNKPDVVKCVACDTAKPGTGVKSSLTLPALSEASSTLSATSSTTTTTTTASSVTGLLGFGDKFKKPEGSWDCDVCMVQNKAQDVKCVACQSSKPGAVATAVSTPASAPASTAAPLLGFGDKFKKPEGSWDCEVCCVQNKAEDQKCVACQSAKPGAKIESKGFSSSFGIQSNNTDSSSSFKFGTGSVDSTSAGLKFGGTFTDATLARGDFKFGFGSSNFSSDSADFSFGGLSTDRDSDKVERGSASSESTATKESVSKGFTLGGSTDSLNKKTKSQDSSAGFKFGGSGGITFSSQASGSENSAFLFGAKPGEKGSSNSSFSFSVSQPKAEKDDAPAASTTTTTTTAAAANFIPVFGKSLVAESSAPKFGEPSTKETSTSTFTFGKTEEKKDTSAPSSAFLFGASKEADKPTPNLSFSFGEPDPPKDFPKTTITFGKPAESAEPPKPSFSFGQSMTDTSAPKPSFGFMANSSSTPASSSSTPSLFGTPTTSSLAPTPAPSSTFVFGQSTSSEHTMAKTFVFGQQPQDSQPAPPAAPSAAPAPAQPFQFGSGTNSSTPAFTFGGATSSTPASAAPAPAPAPPANPSPFVFSSATPSSGFGSGQTPIFGQSASQPTAPAFGSAAPSFSVNASPASAFGAKPNSGPVFGQQANPAPTFGSAASSTGQGGFQFGSTGGFGASGSNNSVFAFGAGSAAPATPAASPAMPALNPPSGGGFSFGQAPSFNIGSGKSSFNATPSVQNSIAGRKIKTAVRRRK, encoded by the exons ATGGCGGCGACAGGAGGAGGGAAAATCAGATCAAGAAGATATCACATCGCTTCAAAACCTTATGCCAAAggcaaacag CAGCCTGGCCTGATCAGTCGAGTGACAGATACAGTGAAGAGCATAGTTCCCTCCTGGCTGCAGAAATACTTCAAAAATGGAGAAGTTCCAGAGGGTGATGCCAGTGCAGTTGGGGTGGACCGGAACAACGTGGCTCCTCCACCCAATGGCAACGACGAAGTCGCCCCGCTCCCAGATGGGCGAGACTCTCCAGAGCCAAGCACAAGTAACACAG AACCGTCTACAAGCAGAGCGTCGCTGAACTTCCAGGAAGCTCTGTCGAGACCCCCGCTCAATCGGACCCACCTGCACTTCTCCACCCTGGATGGCTCCCCTGCATTAGGCGGTGCAAGCTCCCTCTTCTCCCAGCCCTCCACATCCACAGCACCCTTCTCAGGGAGCCCTTTTGCTGTAACCTCCAACTTCTCCCTGGTGAAAGAGATTAAGGACTCCAGCTCTCAGCATGAGGATGACAACATCTCGACTACCAGTGGCTTTTCGTCACGTGCATCTGATAAAG ATGTGCCCACGTCAAAGACTGTGCCGCTCCTCTGGTCTCCAGAGACGGAACGCACCCACTCTGGATCACAGACAGCCCACTCTGGGCTCAAGAAACCAACCTTCAACCTGTCAGTCTTTGGCACTTCCTCATCA TCAGTGTTGAACAGTTCAGTGCTGAACTCCAGTCAGTTGGGGGATTCACCCTTCTACCCAGGGAAGACCACGTATGGAGGAGCTGCTGCGATGAGAACAGCTCGTTCACGCCCAGCTACACCTTACCAG CCTCCCGTTAGGAGACAGATAAAGGCGAAGCCAGCTGGAGCTCAACCTTGTGGAGTGACCAGTGCCACTGCGAGACGCATCCTACAGTCCCTGGAGCGCATGTCCAGTCCTCTTGCT GATGCAAAAAGAATTCCATCTACAGTTTCATCACCTCTGTCAACT tcaCTGAATCACACAGACCTTGACGTTTCAAATTTCCAGGCTAAGAGGAAAAGG CTGGAGCCGTCAGTCCCTCCTGTGCAGAAGCTGGTGGTCCCTGCAGCTGCTGCAGTGTCTGGTAACCGCTCAATATCCTTTAGACCATCGCTCACCCCAGGTGGAGTGAACAGAGGAGTGGAGAAAAACAACAGGGAGACC CCGGTTAGACAATCTCCTCCCATTTCAGATCCTGCCCAGGCTCCCTCTGCCAG CACAAGCAGTTTATCCTACCCCTTGTCCAGCACCCCATCGACCAGCAGCTCTGGTTCAGGAGGGGGCAAAATGAAGCGGGAAAGAGCCATTAGACCTTCCTCCAAAAGACCTGATGATGAG GTTGCTGAGGAACCAGACCTGCCGCCTGCCTCTCTTCCCAGCAATTTCACTTTGCCAACATTTAGTTTCTCCACTCCTCCCCCCACCACTTCACTCACCTCCAGAACAACACCACTCACAACTGTCTCTGAGGAACCGACAGCAAATAAG GAGCCAGCTGCACCATCCACACCACCATCTGTCCCCTTCACGTTCTCTTCGCCTATCGTCAAGGCAACAGCTGCCAGTCCTCCATCTTTTTCTCCATCA TCTGGATTCACTTTCAGTGCACCTACTATGAAAACGGGCCCCTCTTACTCCAATGGGAAAATTGTTCCAACAGTAGCACCAG TCAAATCAGTGGCCAGTGAAGAAAAGGAGTTTGAAGGACCCTTCAAACCTGCCAAGGTCTTAAAACAGGGCAGTGTGTTGGATTTACTTAAGGGACCTG GATTTGCGTCCCCGGCTCAGAACTCAGTTGATAAACCTTTGCTGTCTGCATCAACATCGTCTGCACCTCTTTCTGGTTTTGGTGATAAGTTTAAACCACCTGCAGGGTCATGGAACTGTGGCACATGCCTATTACAAAACAAGTCCTCGGACAAAAAGTGTGTGGCATGTCTCACACCACAACCCAACACAGACTCTGCCTCTAAATCGGACAGTAAACCCACAGAAGCTCCTGCAAGCATCAGTTCCCTCTTTGCTCCTCCACCTGGTAGCTGGGACTGTGACACATGTTTAGTCAGGAACAAACCAGACGTAGTTAAATGTGTTGCTTGTGACACAGCCAAGCCTGGGACTGGAGTGAAATCTAGTCTGACTCTACCAGCTCTTTCTGAGGCCTCATCCACCCTCTCTGCCACCTCTTCTACAACCACCACAACAACAACCGCTTCTTCAGTAACTGGACTGTTAGGTTTTGGGGACAAATTTAAGAAGCCAGAAGGGTCTTGGGATTGTGATGTATGCATGGTTCAAAACAAGGCACAGGATGTGAAATGTGTAGCCTGTCAGAGCTCTAAACCAG GAGCTGTAGCCACAGCAGTCTCGACTCCAGCCTCTGCACCTGCAAGCACTGCTGCGCCTTTGTTAGGATTCGGGGATAAGTTCAAGAAACCTGAGGGGAGCTGGGACTGTGAGGTGTGCTGTGTTCAGAATAAGGCAGAGGACCAGAAGTGTGTGGCTTGCCAGTCAGCAAAACCAGGAGCTAAAATAGAGTCCAAAG GTTTTAGTTCATCTTTTGGCATTCAGTCCAACAACACAGACTCAAGTTCCAGTTTTAAGTTTGGTACCGGCTCTGTGGACTCGACCTCTGCTGGCCTGAAGTTTGGAGGCACTTTCACAGATGctactttggccagaggagattTTAAATTTGGATTTGGTTCGTCTAATTTCTCCTCAGATTCAGCGGACTTCTCATTTGGAGGCTTATCCACGGACAGAGATTCTGATAAGGTCGAACGTGGTAGTGCCTCGTCAGAATCCACAGCAACAAAAGAGAGCGTGTCAAAGGGTTTTACACTTGGTGGTTCCACGGACTCACTTAATAAAAAGACTAAATCTCAGGATTCTAGTGCAGGATTTAAATTTGGTGGCAGTGGTGGAATCACTTTCAGCTCTCAAGCTTCTGGCTCTGAAAACTCTGCATTTTTGTTTGGAGCTAAACCCGGTGAGAAGGGAAGCTCAAATTCATCTTTTAGTTTCTCTGTGTCCCAGCCCAAAGCTGAGAAAGATGATGCTCCTGCTGCTTCGAccaccacaacaacaacaacggcGGCGGCAGCGAATTTCATTCCTGTTTTTGGCAAGTCTTTAGTAGCTGAATCTTCTGCACCGAAGTTTGGGGAACCATCAACGAAAGAGACGTCCACGTCCACATTCACCTTCGGAAAAACGGAAGAGAAAAAGGACACCTCTGCGCCCTCCAGTGCATTCTTATTCGGTGCTTCCAAGGAAGCTGACAAACCGACACCAAACTTGAGCTTCTCTTTCGGTGAGCCGGACCCTCCAAAAGATTTCCCCAAGACAACAATTACGTTTGGGAAACCTGCAGAGTCAGCAGAACCCCCAAAACCATCATTTAGTTTTGGACAAAGCATGACTG ACACATCTGCTCCAAAGCCCTCTTTTGGCTTCATGGCCAACTCCTCAAGCACCCCAGCTTCCTCCAGCTCCACCCCCAGCCTTTTCGGCACTCCCACTACCTCTTCCCTGGCTCCCACACCTGCTCCCTCCAGTACCTTTGTATTTGGCCAGAGTACCTCCTCTGAACATACCATGGCAAAGACTTTCGTGTTTGGACAGCAGCCGCAGGACAGCCAGCCGGCACCTCCTGCGGCTCCTTCTGCTGCACCTGCCCCAGCACAACCTTTCCAGTTTGGCTCGGGCACAAACTCATCCACCCCTGCTTTTACTTTTGGTGGTGCTACATCCTCCACCCCAGCCTCTGCCG CTCCAGCTCCAGCTCCAGCTCCACCTGCCAACCCTTCCCCATTTGTCTTCAGTTCTGCCACACCTTCATCTGGCTTTGGATCTGGACAGACCCCCATCTTTGGACAAAGTGCGTCTCAACCCACTGCTCCTGCATTTGGGTCAGCAGCACCTTCATTCTCAGTCAATGCATCCCCAGCTTCGGCATTCGGAGCCAAGCCCAATTCTGGCCCTGTATTCGGTCAGCAGGCCAACCCTGCACCTACATTTGGATCTGCTGCTTCCTCCACAGGCCAAG gagGCTTCCAGTTTGGAAGCACTGGTGGATTTGGAGCGTCAGGGAGCAACAACAGTGTGTTTGCCTTTGGGGCCGGATCAGCAGCTCCAGCTACTCCTGCTGCCAGTCCTGCCATGCCTGCTTTAAATCCGCCCTCTGGTGGCGGCTTCAGCTTTGGTCAGGCCCCTTCTTTTAACATTGG GTCAGGAAAAAGTTCTTTCAACGCAACACCATCTGTGCAGAACTCGATCGCTGGACGCAAAATCAAAACTGCTGTTCGACGCAGGAAGTAA